In Nitratiruptor sp. YY09-18, a single window of DNA contains:
- a CDS encoding uracil-DNA glycosylase family protein, whose translation MHKKLQILYHLKLLQWLGTEYMNPLNLESSTLPQLPNDLEKLREIVSQCHLCDLSKTRKNVVFGEGDPHAKLMFVGEGPGATEDETGRPFVGRAGQLLTKMIENVLEIPRSKVYIANIVKCRPPGNRVPTPQEAHTCIPYLWKQIEIINPRIIVALGATSYQYLTGDKTPITKVRGEMIDFQGRILIPTFHPSFLLRNPSKKREVYEDLLKIKELL comes from the coding sequence ATGCACAAGAAATTACAAATTTTATATCATCTCAAACTTTTACAATGGCTAGGAACAGAATATATGAATCCGCTCAATTTAGAAAGTTCTACACTCCCACAGCTTCCTAATGATCTAGAAAAACTGCGTGAGATTGTTAGCCAGTGTCATCTATGTGACCTGAGTAAAACCCGTAAAAACGTTGTCTTTGGCGAGGGAGATCCTCATGCAAAGCTCATGTTTGTTGGCGAAGGTCCAGGTGCTACTGAAGATGAAACCGGGCGCCCTTTTGTAGGAAGAGCTGGACAGCTTCTTACTAAAATGATTGAAAATGTTTTAGAAATACCTCGCAGTAAGGTCTATATCGCTAATATTGTAAAATGTAGACCGCCAGGCAATAGAGTCCCCACTCCACAAGAAGCACATACATGCATTCCCTATCTTTGGAAACAGATAGAGATCATTAATCCGCGCATTATTGTTGCTCTTGGTGCTACAAGTTACCAATACCTCACAGGGGACAAAACTCCAATTACAAAGGTACGAGGAGAGATGATAGATTTTCAAGGGCGCATTCTCATACCAACTTTTCATCCAAGCTTTCTACTTCGCAACCCGTCAAAAAAGAGAGAGGTCTATGAAGATCTTCTCAAAATTAAAGAACTGCTATGA
- a CDS encoding YbgC/FadM family acyl-CoA thioesterase yields MKIRIYYEDVDIGGRVYHAKYLHFCERARSEMFFAQNLQPIFKEYHFIVKELQAHYIKPAFFGDLLEVRSKVVELKRASLYMLQEIYKEDELIFAMQIKLVCLKGEKPTKIPDYFLEAFGNQKDCIL; encoded by the coding sequence ATGAAAATACGCATCTACTACGAAGATGTAGATATTGGCGGGAGAGTCTACCACGCCAAGTATCTCCACTTTTGTGAGAGAGCAAGAAGCGAAATGTTTTTTGCGCAAAATCTCCAGCCAATTTTCAAAGAGTACCACTTTATTGTTAAAGAGTTGCAGGCACACTATATCAAGCCTGCGTTTTTTGGAGATCTTTTAGAAGTAAGGAGCAAAGTTGTAGAGCTTAAAAGAGCAAGCCTGTATATGCTGCAAGAAATCTATAAAGAGGATGAATTGATTTTTGCTATGCAGATAAAGCTTGTCTGCCTCAAAGGTGAAAAGCCTACTAAAATTCCTGACTACTTTCTTGAGGCTTTTGGAAATCAAAAAGATTGTATCTTGTAG
- a CDS encoding CoB--CoM heterodisulfide reductase iron-sulfur subunit B family protein has protein sequence MSKLRYALYTGCTARESTPELLKSTLAVAKKLDIELVLLDEASCCGASHLQDFDDFLSLVLNARNICYAEKHGLDMVTICNTCQLNTSMTKLRLDENPELKAKVNEKLEEVGLVYQGTSNVRHFLYALIEDYGLNNLRKKVVKPLSELNIAPFYGCHNIRPSELHHHFNRSKENPYNPTSLDELIEALEGNSVDYEHKNKCCGFHVDLQAPKTSNMLTGTAIADALDNNADVMVTPCPLCHLNLDVKQKAAMKTLGRDLPYPMPVLHLPQLIGLALGCTPEELGLKHHVTEVPV, from the coding sequence ATGAGTAAACTACGATATGCACTCTATACGGGTTGTACAGCAAGAGAGAGTACTCCAGAGCTTCTCAAATCTACACTTGCAGTGGCTAAGAAGCTCGATATTGAACTTGTCCTTCTAGATGAAGCAAGCTGCTGTGGGGCAAGCCATTTGCAAGATTTTGATGACTTTTTGAGTCTCGTGCTCAATGCTCGCAATATCTGCTATGCAGAAAAGCATGGTCTAGATATGGTAACTATCTGTAATACTTGCCAACTCAATACATCTATGACAAAACTTCGCCTCGATGAAAATCCAGAACTCAAAGCAAAAGTCAATGAAAAACTTGAGGAAGTTGGACTAGTCTATCAAGGCACAAGCAATGTGCGCCACTTCCTCTATGCTCTCATTGAAGATTATGGACTTAATAATCTGCGCAAAAAAGTAGTAAAGCCACTTAGTGAACTAAATATTGCTCCATTTTATGGCTGCCACAATATCAGACCAAGCGAGCTTCATCACCATTTCAATCGCAGCAAAGAGAATCCCTACAACCCTACATCTCTTGATGAACTCATTGAAGCACTTGAAGGAAATAGTGTCGATTATGAACACAAAAACAAATGCTGTGGATTCCATGTGGATCTTCAAGCACCAAAAACTTCAAATATGCTCACAGGGACTGCTATAGCAGATGCTCTTGATAACAATGCAGATGTGATGGTAACTCCATGTCCGCTTTGCCACCTCAATCTTGATGTGAAGCAAAAAGCAGCTATGAAGACACTTGGTAGAGATCTCCCATATCCGATGCCTGTGCTCCACCTTCCTCAACTTATCGGCCTTGCTCTTGGATGTACGCCAGAAGAGCTTGGACTCAAGCATCACGTTACAGAAGTTCCGGTGTAA
- a CDS encoding lipid-binding SYLF domain-containing protein, with product MRSLLLTIFFAVSLFASPNSILIKSASALDRFMALPEEQIPPKLLAKAQAIAIIPGLIRGGFIAGARYGKGVLLVRKGKAEWSDPIFIKLYGASIGWQIGLESIDVVLVFTDRRSIQKLLNGKITLAADVSLAVGLVGRNASAGTDFRAEVYSYSRSMGAYIGIALAGATIEVDYDYIVAFYNCDPQKIYLIIEGKCHKNNEFLRYLKHKLQEYSAWKG from the coding sequence ATGAGAAGTCTTTTACTAACTATTTTTTTTGCAGTCTCTTTATTCGCAAGTCCAAACTCAATCTTGATTAAAAGTGCTTCTGCTCTAGATAGATTTATGGCGCTGCCAGAAGAGCAGATACCCCCAAAGCTTTTGGCAAAAGCTCAGGCAATTGCCATAATTCCTGGACTCATTCGTGGTGGGTTCATTGCAGGAGCTCGCTATGGCAAAGGGGTTTTGCTTGTGAGAAAAGGTAAAGCTGAGTGGAGTGATCCAATATTTATCAAGCTTTATGGTGCGAGCATAGGATGGCAAATAGGATTAGAGAGTATCGATGTAGTTTTGGTATTTACTGATAGAAGAAGTATCCAAAAGCTGCTCAATGGCAAGATTACCCTTGCTGCAGATGTATCCTTGGCAGTCGGGCTTGTGGGAAGGAACGCATCTGCTGGGACAGACTTTCGCGCTGAAGTTTATTCATATTCACGTAGCATGGGAGCATATATAGGCATTGCATTAGCAGGTGCTACGATAGAGGTAGATTATGATTATATTGTTGCCTTTTATAACTGTGATCCACAAAAAATCTATCTCATTATTGAGGGAAAATGTCATAAAAACAATGAGTTTTTACGCTATCTCAAACACAAACTCCAAGAGTACTCCGCATGGAAAGGGTAA
- a CDS encoding bifunctional 3,4-dihydroxy-2-butanone 4-phosphate synthase/GTP cyclohydrolase II: MQEAIKRVENAIEEIKRGKMVVMIDDEDRENEGDLVYAATFSTPEKVNFLASEARGLICVALTTDIAQRLELTPMVQKNDSAHETAFTVSVDAKAATTGISAYERDMTIRLLASPVSTPTDFVKPGHIFPLVAKEGGVLVRTGHTEGSVDLCKLAGVQPAAVICEIMNEDGTMARRGDLEEFSKKHDLKIIYISDIVAYRLQNEMLIKEVASEEIEIYGVKVLKKDFQDHLGNIHTAVIFYSAQGTANVKFHNVLKDKELLLNKRAYETLMKSIEYLKQNSGVLIFLDSQRVSDQTKEYGIGAQILKSLGVENIRLLTTQKGKEFVGLSGFGLDIVEEIEIK, from the coding sequence ATGCAAGAGGCTATAAAGCGCGTAGAGAATGCAATTGAAGAGATTAAACGTGGGAAGATGGTTGTGATGATTGATGATGAAGATAGAGAAAACGAAGGCGATCTTGTCTATGCAGCAACCTTTAGTACTCCAGAGAAGGTAAACTTCTTAGCTAGTGAAGCAAGAGGACTCATATGCGTGGCATTGACGACTGATATAGCCCAAAGACTAGAGCTCACCCCAATGGTGCAAAAAAATGACTCAGCACATGAAACTGCTTTTACAGTGAGTGTCGATGCAAAAGCTGCTACGACAGGTATTTCAGCATATGAGAGAGATATGACGATACGTCTATTGGCTAGTCCAGTCAGCACACCTACAGATTTTGTCAAACCTGGGCATATATTTCCCCTTGTAGCCAAAGAGGGTGGGGTTTTGGTGCGCACAGGACACACCGAAGGATCCGTAGATCTGTGTAAACTCGCTGGGGTGCAGCCAGCAGCGGTGATATGCGAGATCATGAATGAAGATGGCACCATGGCAAGACGTGGAGATCTTGAAGAATTTTCCAAAAAGCATGATCTTAAAATAATCTATATCTCAGATATTGTTGCGTATAGGCTCCAAAATGAGATGCTCATCAAAGAGGTTGCCAGTGAGGAGATTGAGATATATGGTGTGAAGGTGCTAAAAAAAGATTTTCAAGACCATCTGGGCAATATCCATACTGCAGTCATATTCTATTCAGCCCAGGGAACTGCAAATGTGAAGTTTCACAATGTACTCAAAGACAAAGAGTTGCTTCTTAATAAAAGAGCGTATGAGACACTCATGAAAAGTATCGAGTATCTCAAGCAAAATAGTGGAGTACTCATCTTCCTTGATAGCCAAAGAGTAAGTGATCAGACCAAAGAGTACGGGATTGGTGCGCAGATACTCAAATCTTTGGGCGTAGAGAATATTAGACTTCTTACGACCCAAAAGGGCAAGGAGTTTGTAGGGCTTAGTGGCTTTGGTCTCGATATCGTTGAAGAGATAGAGATCAAATGA
- a CDS encoding succinate dehydrogenase/fumarate reductase iron-sulfur subunit, translating into MKVTLKVFRFNAETDYLPHYDTIEMSIDPRDVVLDVLNRIKWEHDGSFTYRRSCRHGICGSCAVKVNGRSTLACKERMVDMIELFGNELTIEPVSKKRVIKDMVVDKADFWKKYETVKPWLEAKIDEHPTMENIIPPEEAEKLEESDYCIQCGCCYYACPVVEVNEEYLGPAAFEKAYRFTADVRDYAKKERLEIVDILGQGVWDCVKCYECAQACPKHIDPIGKITKLHNQIFEEGVAKSNVATRHAVGFKKSIEKHGILDEGHLVAYSEGIGVLKHVPEALEMFKKGKIVMPWNMPKSKNLDEIKKLVKISSTVKF; encoded by the coding sequence ATGAAAGTAACACTAAAAGTTTTTCGTTTTAATGCAGAGACTGACTATCTTCCCCACTACGATACAATCGAAATGAGTATCGATCCTAGAGATGTGGTTCTTGATGTCCTTAATCGCATCAAATGGGAACATGATGGGAGCTTTACATACCGCCGTAGTTGCCGCCATGGAATTTGTGGAAGCTGTGCAGTCAAAGTCAATGGTCGCAGTACACTTGCCTGTAAAGAGCGCATGGTAGATATGATAGAGCTCTTTGGCAATGAGCTAACAATTGAACCTGTCAGTAAAAAACGTGTCATTAAAGATATGGTAGTTGACAAAGCAGACTTTTGGAAAAAATATGAGACTGTCAAACCATGGCTTGAAGCCAAGATCGATGAGCACCCAACTATGGAGAATATCATCCCGCCTGAAGAGGCAGAAAAGCTTGAAGAGTCAGACTATTGCATCCAGTGTGGATGCTGCTACTATGCTTGTCCAGTTGTAGAAGTAAATGAAGAGTATCTTGGGCCTGCAGCATTTGAAAAAGCGTATCGCTTCACAGCTGATGTGAGAGACTATGCCAAAAAAGAGCGCCTCGAGATTGTAGATATCCTTGGACAAGGTGTCTGGGACTGTGTCAAATGCTATGAGTGTGCCCAAGCGTGTCCTAAACATATTGATCCAATAGGAAAAATAACAAAACTCCATAATCAAATCTTTGAAGAGGGCGTTGCAAAAAGCAATGTGGCTACACGCCATGCTGTTGGATTTAAAAAATCTATCGAAAAACATGGAATCTTGGATGAGGGACATTTGGTGGCATATAGTGAAGGTATCGGCGTACTCAAGCACGTGCCAGAGGCTCTAGAGATGTTTAAAAAAGGCAAAATTGTCATGCCATGGAATATGCCAAAATCTAAAAATCTCGATGAGATCAAAAAACTTGTCAAAATCTCATCAACTGTAAAATTTTAA
- a CDS encoding DUF234 domain-containing protein, whose protein sequence is MYPSIELLENGKEAKVLEFILLDLDNFVSLTFEELSNELLKEKFPQAISSGSYWDRKIELDILLELPDGEIIVGECKWKNSKICKKTLTSLQKKAVVSNIEPTYYALFSKSSFSNELLKNKDPKILLFDLEDFKEWSQQKPYKKRQKTPYSFEF, encoded by the coding sequence ATCTATCCGTCTATAGAACTATTAGAAAATGGTAAAGAAGCAAAAGTTTTGGAATTTATCTTGCTAGATCTCGATAATTTTGTGAGTCTCACCTTTGAGGAGCTTTCAAATGAACTACTCAAAGAGAAATTTCCCCAAGCAATTAGTAGTGGAAGTTACTGGGATAGGAAAATTGAGCTTGATATTTTACTTGAGCTCCCAGACGGAGAGATTATTGTTGGTGAGTGCAAGTGGAAAAACAGTAAAATCTGCAAAAAAACCCTCACATCACTGCAAAAAAAAGCAGTAGTAAGCAATATAGAGCCCACCTATTACGCCCTCTTTTCAAAAAGCAGCTTCTCCAATGAACTGCTCAAAAACAAAGATCCAAAAATTTTGCTCTTTGATCTGGAAGATTTCAAAGAGTGGAGCCAGCAAAAGCCATACAAAAAGAGGCAAAAGACCCCTTACTCATTTGAGTTTTAG
- a CDS encoding class II SORL domain-containing protein, whose translation MPKINRYVDISQIDKEAKKDYIDRHSPFIHCETTAKKGEKFLVKVRVGNEYCHPDDFDHYIAYVQLWDSERLLGQATFTPGSLGNQCSQTEVDFYIVPTKNMKLTAMSYCTKHGLWESDPVEVEVTE comes from the coding sequence ATGCCAAAAATTAATAGATATGTAGATATTTCTCAAATCGACAAAGAGGCGAAAAAAGACTATATTGACAGACACTCACCATTCATTCACTGCGAAACAACAGCAAAAAAAGGTGAAAAGTTTCTTGTAAAGGTAAGAGTTGGTAACGAATACTGCCACCCAGATGATTTCGATCACTACATCGCTTATGTTCAACTTTGGGATAGTGAAAGACTCCTTGGACAAGCAACATTTACACCTGGTAGCCTTGGAAATCAATGCTCACAAACAGAAGTGGATTTCTACATTGTTCCTACGAAAAACATGAAACTTACGGCTATGAGCTACTGTACAAAACATGGTCTTTGGGAAAGTGATCCTGTAGAAGTAGAAGTAACAGAATAA
- the dnaE gene encoding DNA polymerase III subunit alpha, which produces MKPNFTHLHLHTEYSLLDGANKIKALAKKAKELGMSAVAMTDHGNMFGAIDFYKTMKSEGLKPIIGMEAYLHNSDNLDDKSTRQRFHLCLFAKNETGYKNLMFLSSMSYIKGFYYYPRINKKLLAEHSEGLICTSACLQGEVNWHLNTNERNTKFGAKGYEEAKKVALWYKEIFGEDFYLELMRHGIGDQQAIDEQIIKLSLETGIKIVATNDTHYLEKKDAEPHEAFMCIAMNKLYDDPKRLRHSVHEFYLKSPEEIAKLYADIPEALENTQEIVDKCNLELNLGNPTPPNFKFTVEYAKEYGLQIPTHERYSFENDEVLFEYICKEGLKKRLQYIPQEEHQKYWERLQHEIDIIKKMKFPGYMIIVWDFVREAKKRGIPVGPGRGSAAGSLVAYAMEITDIDPLKYNLLFERFLNPERVSMPDIDMDFCQERRGEIIDYVVQKYGRYNVAQVITFGTLLAKGVIRDVARVLGLSYNDGDRMAKLIPDKLGITLKEAYEQEPKIKELIESDPKYERVWRFALALEGLKRNAGMHAAGVVISNEELWHKTPLYKPSGEETIVTQYSLNFLEDVDLIKFDFLGLKTLTVIDNALKLIEKRYGKRIDWNRVDINDKKVYDLIQSGHTLGLFQIESEGMQRLNARLKPTTFEDIIAVLALYRPGPMESGMLDDFIERKHGRKRVYYPFEEVSFDELRETLEPTYGMIVYQEQVMQIVQTIGGFSLGEADIIRRAMGKKKRDLMEEYKREFVKRASERGFDAKKSETLFELIEKFAGYGFNKSHSAAYAMITFQTAYLKAHYPQEFMAALLTSEQDNTDKIVKYVDEVKRLDIKLLPPDVKRSSLEFSATTIDGEDVILFGLGAIKGVGKSAVLSILEARREGEFKDLDDFLQRIDPNKVNKKVLESLIKSGAMDSFGYSRRTLLLSIERIVETSHDIARAKKMAENSLFGDTQELIDIKLELEDKGEYDIKQILEFEKETLGFYVSGHPLDPFRKELEQISYTLSSDLDNIADSSEALFVGKVEEIKTKISNKGNKFGIVNIMDLHGNIEMMLFSDKLEELERMDLEKPVAFKVYVTKNDSFTRIRCDKIMSIEEAKNEHVHTTIQERYEDPLIIKIPLEFEQNRLEELYHLALKHPGRKPLRLLITSKLQEVEIEAQVYVNSEFAKEAASLGVQVA; this is translated from the coding sequence TCTATTTGCGAAAAATGAGACAGGGTATAAAAACTTGATGTTTTTAAGCTCTATGAGCTATATCAAAGGTTTTTACTACTATCCAAGAATCAATAAAAAGCTTCTTGCCGAACACTCTGAAGGGCTTATATGTACAAGCGCATGCTTGCAAGGGGAGGTGAACTGGCATCTCAATACCAATGAGAGAAATACAAAATTTGGTGCAAAAGGGTATGAAGAGGCAAAAAAGGTAGCTTTATGGTACAAAGAGATTTTTGGAGAGGATTTTTACCTTGAGCTTATGCGCCATGGAATTGGAGACCAGCAAGCAATTGATGAGCAGATAATAAAGCTGAGTCTAGAGACAGGCATCAAAATAGTAGCGACGAACGATACTCACTACCTAGAAAAAAAGGATGCGGAGCCACATGAAGCCTTCATGTGTATAGCGATGAACAAACTCTACGACGATCCAAAAAGACTCAGACACAGTGTGCATGAGTTCTATCTCAAATCTCCCGAGGAGATTGCAAAGCTCTATGCAGATATTCCTGAGGCTTTGGAGAATACGCAAGAGATAGTAGATAAGTGCAATTTAGAGCTCAATCTTGGAAATCCAACACCTCCAAATTTCAAATTTACAGTAGAGTATGCTAAAGAGTATGGCTTGCAAATACCTACACACGAGCGCTACAGCTTTGAAAATGATGAAGTCTTGTTTGAGTATATATGTAAAGAGGGACTAAAAAAAAGGCTCCAATATATTCCACAAGAAGAGCATCAAAAATATTGGGAACGACTACAACACGAAATTGATATCATCAAGAAGATGAAATTTCCAGGATATATGATAATTGTTTGGGATTTTGTGCGAGAAGCCAAAAAGAGAGGCATTCCTGTAGGACCAGGTCGGGGAAGCGCAGCAGGAAGCCTTGTAGCGTATGCTATGGAGATAACTGATATCGATCCTCTCAAGTACAATCTTCTTTTTGAGCGCTTTTTGAATCCAGAGCGTGTAAGTATGCCAGATATCGATATGGACTTTTGCCAGGAGCGGCGAGGTGAAATCATCGACTATGTGGTGCAAAAGTATGGAAGATACAACGTTGCGCAGGTTATTACATTTGGTACGCTTTTGGCAAAAGGAGTGATTAGAGATGTTGCCAGAGTTTTAGGTCTTAGTTACAACGATGGTGATCGTATGGCAAAGCTTATACCTGATAAGCTTGGTATAACTCTCAAAGAGGCTTATGAGCAAGAGCCAAAGATCAAAGAGCTTATCGAGAGCGATCCAAAATATGAAAGGGTATGGAGATTTGCACTGGCTCTTGAGGGACTTAAAAGAAATGCAGGTATGCATGCAGCTGGAGTTGTCATCAGTAATGAGGAGCTTTGGCACAAAACGCCACTCTATAAACCAAGCGGGGAAGAGACGATTGTCACGCAGTACTCACTCAATTTCTTAGAAGATGTTGATCTCATAAAGTTTGACTTCTTGGGTCTTAAAACACTCACTGTTATTGATAATGCACTCAAACTTATAGAAAAAAGATATGGTAAGAGGATCGACTGGAACAGGGTCGATATCAATGATAAAAAAGTATACGATCTTATCCAAAGTGGCCATACTCTTGGGCTCTTTCAGATCGAATCTGAAGGCATGCAGCGGCTCAATGCAAGACTCAAACCAACCACTTTTGAAGATATTATCGCGGTTCTTGCACTCTATCGTCCTGGTCCAATGGAATCGGGAATGCTTGATGATTTTATCGAGAGAAAGCATGGGCGTAAACGGGTCTATTACCCTTTTGAAGAGGTGAGTTTTGATGAGCTTAGAGAGACGTTAGAGCCAACATATGGGATGATCGTCTACCAAGAGCAAGTTATGCAGATAGTGCAGACAATTGGTGGTTTTAGTCTTGGTGAAGCAGATATCATCAGGCGTGCAATGGGGAAAAAGAAGCGTGATCTGATGGAAGAGTATAAGCGTGAATTTGTCAAAAGGGCGAGTGAGAGGGGATTTGACGCGAAGAAGAGTGAGACACTCTTTGAGCTTATCGAAAAATTTGCAGGATATGGATTTAACAAATCCCACTCTGCTGCCTATGCGATGATCACTTTCCAGACAGCCTATCTCAAAGCTCACTATCCGCAAGAGTTTATGGCAGCACTCCTTACAAGTGAGCAAGATAATACTGACAAAATTGTCAAATATGTAGATGAGGTCAAGCGCCTGGACATCAAACTTTTACCACCAGATGTGAAGAGATCGAGCCTTGAATTTAGCGCCACTACAATCGATGGAGAAGATGTTATTCTCTTTGGGCTTGGTGCGATTAAGGGAGTAGGTAAGAGTGCGGTGCTCTCTATTTTGGAAGCTAGACGTGAGGGAGAATTCAAAGATTTGGATGACTTTTTGCAACGCATTGATCCAAACAAAGTGAACAAAAAGGTGCTTGAATCTCTTATCAAATCTGGCGCAATGGATAGCTTTGGCTATAGTCGACGCACACTACTTCTGAGTATCGAGCGCATTGTTGAGACTTCCCACGATATCGCGAGAGCCAAAAAGATGGCAGAGAACTCCCTCTTCGGTGATACCCAAGAACTCATCGATATCAAGCTGGAGCTTGAAGATAAAGGCGAGTATGATATCAAGCAGATTTTGGAATTTGAAAAAGAGACTTTGGGATTTTATGTCTCTGGCCATCCTCTTGATCCATTTAGAAAAGAGCTTGAACAAATCTCTTATACCCTCTCAAGCGATCTTGATAATATTGCAGACTCATCAGAGGCTCTTTTTGTCGGAAAAGTAGAAGAGATCAAGACAAAAATCAGCAACAAGGGGAACAAATTTGGCATAGTCAATATAATGGATTTGCATGGCAATATTGAGATGATGCTCTTTAGTGATAAGCTTGAAGAGCTTGAGAGAATGGATCTGGAAAAACCTGTAGCATTTAAAGTCTATGTGACAAAAAATGATAGCTTTACACGCATTCGCTGCGACAAGATTATGAGTATTGAAGAGGCAAAAAATGAGCATGTTCATACCACTATTCAAGAACGGTATGAAGATCCATTAATCATCAAAATTCCGCTTGAGTTTGAGCAAAATCGCCTCGAAGAGCTCTACCATCTAGCTCTCAAACATCCTGGCCGTAAGCCTTTGCGTCTCCTCATAACTTCCAAACTCCAAGAGGTCGAAATAGAAGCCCAAGTTTATGTCAACAGTGAATTTGCAAAAGAGGCAGCAAGCCTTGGTGTCCAGGTAGCCTAA
- a CDS encoding archaemetzincin family Zn-dependent metalloprotease, translating to MCSVATIGIVLFNFDEEVGYLIEKLEEIFRIPVSLKGHAKLLQSAYNPTKDQYQADILAQYLLQIPRGTKEVLLGITQADLFEPGMNFVFGVALPSYKVAVVGTKRLHNSFYGLAEVEELYKRRVITEAVHEIGHTLGLEHCPNPHCVMHFSLTLADTDKKGYYFCSSCWQKAARELCIN from the coding sequence ATGTGTAGTGTGGCAACTATTGGAATAGTACTCTTTAATTTTGATGAAGAGGTAGGATATCTCATTGAAAAATTAGAAGAGATATTTCGTATACCAGTAAGTCTCAAAGGGCATGCAAAACTTCTTCAAAGTGCATATAACCCCACAAAAGATCAATATCAAGCTGACATTTTAGCTCAATATCTTTTGCAAATCCCTCGCGGCACCAAAGAGGTACTTTTGGGAATCACGCAGGCTGATCTTTTTGAACCAGGGATGAACTTTGTTTTTGGAGTAGCTCTTCCATCCTACAAAGTTGCAGTTGTGGGGACGAAAAGACTGCATAATAGTTTTTATGGCCTAGCAGAAGTTGAGGAGCTTTACAAAAGACGCGTCATTACTGAGGCGGTGCATGAGATTGGCCACACTTTAGGGCTTGAACACTGTCCAAATCCTCACTGTGTGATGCATTTTTCATTGACACTTGCAGATACAGACAAAAAGGGTTATTATTTTTGCAGTAGTTGCTGGCAAAAGGCAGCAAGAGAGCTTTGTATAAATTGA